A genomic segment from Antedon mediterranea chromosome 6, ecAntMedi1.1, whole genome shotgun sequence encodes:
- the LOC140052439 gene encoding protein Wnt-8-like, with protein MDISQLMFLLGFLFIRTTSGWMSNLLMTGPKALLTYYPSVAAGATNALHECQHQFKWDKWNCPESSIVSFGRNELPRANRETSFVHAISSASVLHTLTRNCTLGEFEKCGCDDSYLGKKGGEEWTWGGCSDNVDFGDRISQQFVDALETGSDARAAMNLHNNEAGRKAVHQTMTRACKCHGVSGSCSIQTCWKQLAEFRSVGSLLKKKFENAVRADFVSEVSNEGTMVDPVFIGVTKRDLVFLDRSPNYCLANVTAGIGGTEGRECTRSDDNKWEKKSCKRICSSCGLNVKKTKVIRKTSCNCSFQWCCNVKCDECIEEVTILTCSRS; from the exons ATGGATATCAGCCAGTTAATGTTCTTACttggatttttatttattcgtaCTACATCTGGATG GATGAGTAATTTGCTGATGACTGGACCTAag GCGCTTCTCACCTACTACCCAAGTGTGGCAGCCGGTGCGACAAATGCGTTACATGAGTGCCAACACCAATTCAAATGGGATAAATGGAACTGCCCAGAAAGCTCAATCGTCTCCTTTGGTCGTAACGAACTTCCACG AGCAAATAGGGAAACTTCGTTCGTACATGCAATTAGTTCAGCGAGTGTTCTACATACTTTAACCAGAAACTGTACTCTCGGAGAGTTTGAGAAGTGTGGTTGTGATGACAGTTATCTTGGCAAAAAGG GTGGTGAAGAATGGACATGGGGTGGTTGTAGTGACAACGTTGATTTTGGTGATCGCATATCTCAACAGTTTGTCGATGCACTTGAGACTGGTAGTGACGCTAGAGCTGCGATGAACCTTCACAACAATGAAGCCGGTAGAAAG GCTGTTCACCAAACCATGACCCGAGCCTGTAAATGTCACGGCGTATCTGGAAGCTGTTCGATCCAGACTTGTTGGAAGCAGTTGGCCGAGTTCCGCAGCGTTGGTTCACTACTCAAAAAGAAATTCGAAAATGCCGTCCGTGCAGATTTTGTCAGCGAAGTCTCGAACGAAGGAACAATGGTCGACCCTGTGTTCATCGGTGTTACCAAGCGAGATTTAGTCTTCCTTGACAGATCACCTAACTACTGTTTGGCTAACGTGACTGCAGGAATCGGCGGTACAGAAGGCAGAGAATGCACAAGAAGCGACGACAACAAATGGGAAAAGAAGAGTTGTAAGAGAATTTGTTCCAGCTGTGGCCTGAACGTGAAGAAGACGAAAGTTATTCGTAAAACAAGTTGTAACTGTAGCTTTCAATGGTGTTGCAATGTTAAATGTGACGAATGTATTGAAGAAGTTACTATTCTCACTTGCTCTCgtagttaa
- the LOC140051415 gene encoding uncharacterized protein codes for MFIRKIYSFVSVLLLRLLLNTCQTAAQCTGNLSCMEDEYSSCRIIYKDEDGNYKYKTLTNDNQSELDVCYILFFKEETSQTCLETAEECDIRGGTIVSLDRNEYREIKDTVLDILSVNTESRFNAINKVNGKEHCVHVSILDKILFNDDNFYNKSDNESSDVNSIMCQQVISQPTTTFESPTSDDYTVEITASSSKKVTASSSRRVTSSSLEKNQQADIEVETISTSTIIIIVVAAVVVMLALIIFIIILRNKRKKYVNQRARSNIVMVQNESYSNVDVSNETNDIGINDDAYSVLNHGIPTADDDDYAYMADSIRVRINVDYEHMDDRSHDQPSIEVLDTYAYIGTDIIEDRYTDVYAGDYDKLDRTHQVVTTNYKNTYSTLEKDKEHYDTFQRVKDTKMNMPSFDNQYGKLEH; via the exons ATGTTCATCAGAAAAATATATAGTTTTGTAAGTGTATTGCTTTTGCGTCTGCTGCTTAACACTTGTCAAACAGCCGCTCAATGTACCGG taATTTGTCATGTATGGAAGACGAATATTCATCATGCCGCATAATATACAAGGATGAAGATGGGAACTACAAGTATAAAACACTGACAAATGATAATCAATCAG AGTTGGACGTATGCTACATATTGTTTTTCAAAGAAGAAACTTCGCAAACATGTTTAGAGACTGCTGAAGAGTGTGACATCAGAGGGGGAACAATCGTATCCTTGGATAGAAATGAATACAGAGAAATAAAGGACACCGTGTTAGACATACTAAGTGTTAATACTGAAAGCCGGTTTAATGCTATCAACAAAGTAAATGGAAAAGAACATTGTGTCCACGTATCAATACTAGacaaaattttgtttaatgatgataatttttataataagtCGGATAATGAAAGCAGTGATGTTAATTCTATTATGTGTCAACAAG TCATCAGTCAACCTACAACAACATTTGAATCACCAACTTCAGATGATTACACAGTAGAGATAACTGCGTCGTCGAGCAAAAAGGTAACTGCGTCTTCGTCGAGAAGGGTGACGTCGTCTTCCCTAGAAAAGAACCAGCAGGCAGACATTGAAGTGGAGACGATAAGCACCtctacaataattattatcgTCGTAGCTGCAGTTGTCGTTATGTTAGCACTtatcatcttcattatcataCTGAGAAACAAGAGAAAGAAATATGTTAACCAAAG GGCACGCTCAAATATAGTGATGGTTCAAAACGAAA GTTATTCAAATGTTGATGTCAGTAACGAAACAAACGATATTGGTATAAATGATGACGCTTACAGTGTACTAAACCACGGCATACCAACGGCTGATGACGATGATTACGCGTATATGGCAGACTCAATACGGGTTAGAATAAATGTGGACTATGAACACATGGATGACAGAAGCCATGACCAGCCAAGCATCGAGGTCTTGGATACGTATGCTTACATCGGAACCGATATAATTGAAGATAGGTACACAGATGTCTATGCTGGAGACTATGATAAACTTGATCGGACACACCAAGTAGtgacaacaaattataaaaatacatacagcACACTTGAAAAGGATAAAGAACATTATGACACATTTCAACGGGTTAAGGACACGAAAATGAATATGCCATCATTTGATAATCAATATGGAAAACTTGAGCATTga